In Labilibaculum sp. DW002, the genomic window CTTTATAGATATGTAACAACATAGAGTTGAACAAATCAAAGTCACTAATTGGAAGGCTCACACTATTTTTAAATTCAGGCTTGAATAAATCTGCCCAAGTACGAGGTACTTCTCTATCTCCTAATTCATCCTTATTTACAAGAAATACAGCTGGCACAACACCAATCATTGAATAGTGTCCTTCAGGATCTTTTAAACATATATCTTCGTTATCAAAATCTTTATTCAAACGCTCAAATCCAGTGCTATCAGCAAATACATCACGCTTCTTAAATTTACCCATCAGCTTCTCGTCAAAAAACAAATCGAAACCTGCAGAGATAAAGATATCAGCTAATTTATCTGGGTTATCTTCGTTAATAACATCTCCCATCAACCAATCTAGCCCCATTGAAGCTGCCTTCAAATCATAAACAATCTCTCTATCGTTAGCTTTCTTGTAATCTTCAATAAAAGCATCAATTCCTTCAACCAGTGGCACACGAACAGGACATGGCAACAACCCCTGAACATGAACAGCATCCTCATCAGTACTCGTTTCTTTCTGATTTAAATCTGCATCAATTTGGTTTCTTGTCAAGTCAATACCTTCAACTAATAAAGATGCAAATGCGTCGACATTTAATTTTTTCATCTTTAAAGCCATATCGAGAGTCAAAGACTTACCGAAAAGTTCTCTTTTCTTAGGATCTTCCAACTGCTTGAATCCGTTTGAGACAAAAATCTTAATTGTTTCAGGGAAACGTGTGCAAATATCAAGTAAACTATCGGTATTTTTAAAATATTGATTCTCCATATCGAAAAAGATTTTTAATGATTTCTTGATACAAATGTAGATCTAGCAAGAGAAAAAAACTGTAACCGATGTTACACATCTAAAAAATACTTGCCCTGAATCAAAACAAAAGAGGATTAATTCACGTAAAATATCGGACTAATAGATGTATTTTGATGATCAATACACCTTAACCCCTGACTAAATGCCCATTTTCGGAGTTTTAAGAGTACGTTGAATTTTGATAAAAATGATTCTTTTACTCCGAATAACACCACAAAAAAGAGCTCATGAGCAGAAAAAAGAACATTTTCGAATTTATCAGGAAGCAATTAAGTTTGTTCTTCGTGCTTCTAAGTGTTGCATTTTCAAGCTATTCACAGCAAGATACAGTTCGTATTGACTCCGACTATCAAATCATGTATTGCTCTGCGAATAATGGAGAAATCTTACCAATGCAAGAAGTTCAATTGTTATTGGAAGGTCCGAAAGATAAAAAGTGGTATGTAAGCTTTTCTGTTAACAATAGTCCTGCAATAATTTTAAATGGCAATATCGGAATTCACTTTATGAACTTCTACATGTCTCTGTTTTTCAGAAACACTTCCGATCAAATTAAAAACTACCATATAGAACTAAAAAAAGCATGGCTAGCAGATTTCACTCCTATTGTTATTCCAGAAGATTCCAAATCGGCTACCATACAGGTAATGCCTTTAGCAAAGCCTGAAATCAATGACTATTTCCCAAAAGCTAAAACCAACTCTACTCAAAACTATTCTGCTCAAATAAGTAAAAATTCTTCCTACGAAATTTGGGTTCCGGATGGAGCCAGTTTAATCGAGCATAAAAGTACAATAAAGGATAAAAAACAAGAGCTCGATGTGAAAATTAAATGGCCGAAGAATGCAACTAACAACTACTTTAAATTAATTGAAACAGATGCCTTTGGTTGCAATAGCGATACCATTTTTGCTGGAATGGAAGTGGTAAAAAGCTTTACCATCGATCTGGGTGAAAACAAAAATATTTGTGAAGGTGATAGTATTGTCTTATCGCCCGAAATAGATTTGCCCTCGGATTATTCTTATTTGTGGAGTACGGGAGAAGTTACAAAAGACATTACCGTAAGCAAAAATGGCAACTACCATGTTTCCGTTACAGACTTAACCGACAATCAAGAAATTAAAGCCGATATCGATATTGTTGTTCATGAAAAGCCCTCGATTAAGATTGAAGATCGAATAATAATAGATGATAATAATCCGTTGTTCACACTTACGGATGAAGCAAGCTCTTATTTATGGTCTAATGGTTCTACAGATTCAGAAATAAAAATCACAGAATCGGGCAGCTATTCAATTCGTGTGGAATCATCTCATGGATGTGCAAATTCCAAGAGTTTCTATGCAAAAATGGAATCGGATCTTTTCAATATCCATTTGCCAGAGCTTATTCACATGTGTGGGAATGAGAAATTAAATTTAGAACCCAATCTAAACATCAATCAAGAGTATCAGTTTGAGTGGAGTAATGGATCTACTGATAGTGTGATAAACATAGATGAAGCTGGAGAATATTGGGTGAAGATTACCGATCCCGATGGATTTCAAAAAACAGGAGAAACAGAAGTAGACTATCACCCAAATCCAATTATCGATTTAGGTTCTGACCGCGTTCTTTGGGATCAAGATTCAATCTTGTTAGATGCTGGAAACGAAGGTTCAGACTTTATTTGGAATACAGGAGAAACAAGCCAAACCATCACGGCTAAAAGTGGCGGTGTTTTCATGGTTGAAGTTTCCGATCAATATGCTTGCTCAAACAAAGATACCTTATACATCGATCATCGAAAAGGTGAAAAGTTTGGTGTTTTCCTTGGCGATGATCAAATCATCTGCTCTGGAGATTCCGTTTATGTTAGTCCTCAGTTGGAAGGAAATCCAAGTTTGCCTTTGGAATACAAATGGCTTGGCTTAAATAAAAATACGGCCGAAGTCTATTTAAAAAATAAAGGCCATTACTGCTTAGAAATTATCGATGCAAACGGCAATGTTGAGTCAGACTGTATCGAAATCACGATGCTATCAACGCCCGAGATTAACTTGGGACAAGATTTAGTAAGTTATCCAAACCAAAAAATTCAATTAGACGCAGGAACTCCGAATTGCTTTTACAAATGGAGTACGGGAGAAATTACTCAAAAAATAACACTTAGCACTGAAGGTCGGTTCTGGGTTGAAGTAACTACTGATCAAAACTGCACCTCTAGCGATACAATTGATATAGGATTTATTGAAAACTATCCATTTGTAGGTTTGCCTAAGGCATTTACCCCAAATGGTGATGGTCACAACGACAAACTATTTATTAGAGGTGGTGATGTAAAGGAAGCAAGCCTTGTTATTTATAATCGCTTAGGACATAAATTATTCGAAACAAGCAATATTAATACAGGCTGGGATGGTTTTTTCAAAGGTCAACTTCAAGATATTGACGTTTACGTTTATGTATTAGAAGTAACATTTTTAGATGGTAAGCATGTTGTTAAAAAAGGCAATGTTGCACTTCTAAGGTAATATCTAAATCAAACTCAT contains:
- a CDS encoding ABC transporter substrate-binding protein: MENQYFKNTDSLLDICTRFPETIKIFVSNGFKQLEDPKKRELFGKSLTLDMALKMKKLNVDAFASLLVEGIDLTRNQIDADLNQKETSTDEDAVHVQGLLPCPVRVPLVEGIDAFIEDYKKANDREIVYDLKAASMGLDWLMGDVINEDNPDKLADIFISAGFDLFFDEKLMGKFKKRDVFADSTGFERLNKDFDNEDICLKDPEGHYSMIGVVPAVFLVNKDELGDREVPRTWADLFKPEFKNSVSLPISDFDLFNSMLLHIYKAYGEEGVKGLGECLLESMHPSQMVKSHTKKKDRPAITIMPYFFTKMVKEGGSMVAVWPEDGAIISPIFMLTKKDKLDKTQDVIDFFASKGVGEILSHQGLFPSINPEVDNRLPEKNKFMWLGWDYINSNDIGSLITKCEAIFKKSIQDESFANLGPLNYTPSND
- a CDS encoding gliding motility-associated C-terminal domain-containing protein, which gives rise to MSRKKNIFEFIRKQLSLFFVLLSVAFSSYSQQDTVRIDSDYQIMYCSANNGEILPMQEVQLLLEGPKDKKWYVSFSVNNSPAIILNGNIGIHFMNFYMSLFFRNTSDQIKNYHIELKKAWLADFTPIVIPEDSKSATIQVMPLAKPEINDYFPKAKTNSTQNYSAQISKNSSYEIWVPDGASLIEHKSTIKDKKQELDVKIKWPKNATNNYFKLIETDAFGCNSDTIFAGMEVVKSFTIDLGENKNICEGDSIVLSPEIDLPSDYSYLWSTGEVTKDITVSKNGNYHVSVTDLTDNQEIKADIDIVVHEKPSIKIEDRIIIDDNNPLFTLTDEASSYLWSNGSTDSEIKITESGSYSIRVESSHGCANSKSFYAKMESDLFNIHLPELIHMCGNEKLNLEPNLNINQEYQFEWSNGSTDSVINIDEAGEYWVKITDPDGFQKTGETEVDYHPNPIIDLGSDRVLWDQDSILLDAGNEGSDFIWNTGETSQTITAKSGGVFMVEVSDQYACSNKDTLYIDHRKGEKFGVFLGDDQIICSGDSVYVSPQLEGNPSLPLEYKWLGLNKNTAEVYLKNKGHYCLEIIDANGNVESDCIEITMLSTPEINLGQDLVSYPNQKIQLDAGTPNCFYKWSTGEITQKITLSTEGRFWVEVTTDQNCTSSDTIDIGFIENYPFVGLPKAFTPNGDGHNDKLFIRGGDVKEASLVIYNRLGHKLFETSNINTGWDGFFKGQLQDIDVYVYVLEVTFLDGKHVVKKGNVALLR